The following coding sequences are from one Verrucosispora sp. WMMD573 window:
- a CDS encoding acyclic terpene utilization AtuA family protein gives MSDVLRVGNASGFYGDRFSAWREMLDGGELDVLTGDYLAELTMLILGRDRMRDPDLGYAKTFLRQLEGCLGTALDRRVTLVTNAGGLNPAGLAAAIRALADRLGLPVRIGYVEGDALGRADALTANAYLGAFGIAACLDAGADVVVTGRVTDASLVVGPAIARFGWGRGDLDALAGATVAGHLVECGAQVTGGNFSFFTELPDGGRRPGFPVAELRADGSAVITKHPGTGGAVTVETVTAQLLYEVGGPAYLGPDVVTRLDSVRLSQDGPDRILVSGARGTPPPDTLKVGVNNLGGFRNSMTFVLCGLDIPAKAALVREQLTEAVGPDGLAFTLARTDHPDAADTETASALLHVNLRDGDRTRAGRAFSAAAVELALASYPGCTLTTLPGEATPYGIFTADSVAQDTVAHVAVLPDGTRAPIAPPPVTVPLAAEPTTELAGPAMVGPTRRGPLGEVVGARSGDKGGDANLGVWARTDATWAWLRGWLTVARLAELLPETAPLTVERHELPNLRAVNFVIRGLLGAGVAASTRFDPQAKALGELLRSRIVDLPVEPAAGDAPVVAEVRP, from the coding sequence ATGAGCGACGTGCTGCGGGTCGGCAACGCCTCCGGCTTCTACGGTGACCGGTTCTCCGCCTGGCGGGAGATGCTCGACGGCGGCGAGCTGGACGTGTTGACCGGCGACTACCTGGCCGAGTTGACCATGCTCATCCTGGGGCGGGACCGGATGCGTGATCCCGACCTGGGCTACGCGAAGACGTTCCTCCGGCAACTGGAGGGCTGCCTCGGCACCGCGCTCGACCGGCGGGTCACACTTGTCACCAACGCGGGCGGACTCAACCCGGCCGGGCTGGCCGCCGCGATCCGCGCCCTCGCCGACCGGCTCGGGCTCCCGGTCCGGATCGGGTACGTCGAGGGCGACGCCCTGGGCCGAGCCGACGCGCTGACCGCGAACGCGTACCTCGGGGCGTTCGGCATCGCCGCCTGCCTCGACGCCGGGGCGGACGTGGTGGTGACCGGCCGGGTCACCGATGCCTCGCTTGTCGTGGGGCCGGCCATCGCCCGCTTCGGCTGGGGGCGCGGCGACCTCGACGCGCTGGCCGGAGCCACCGTCGCCGGGCACCTGGTCGAATGCGGGGCGCAGGTCACCGGGGGCAACTTCAGCTTCTTCACGGAGCTGCCTGACGGCGGGCGCCGGCCGGGATTTCCGGTGGCCGAGCTGCGTGCGGACGGCTCGGCGGTGATCACGAAGCATCCCGGCACCGGCGGCGCGGTCACCGTCGAGACGGTCACCGCCCAGTTGTTGTACGAGGTGGGCGGGCCGGCGTACCTGGGCCCGGACGTGGTGACCCGGCTCGACTCGGTCCGGCTGAGCCAGGACGGCCCGGACCGGATCCTGGTCAGCGGTGCCCGGGGCACCCCGCCACCGGACACGCTCAAGGTGGGCGTCAACAACCTCGGTGGTTTCCGCAACTCCATGACGTTCGTGCTCTGCGGGCTGGACATCCCGGCCAAGGCGGCCCTGGTCCGGGAGCAGCTGACCGAGGCGGTCGGCCCGGACGGGTTGGCGTTCACGCTGGCCCGCACCGATCACCCCGACGCCGCCGATACCGAGACCGCCAGCGCCCTGCTGCACGTAAACCTGCGCGACGGTGACCGGACGCGGGCCGGGCGGGCGTTCTCGGCGGCGGCGGTCGAGCTGGCCCTGGCCTCCTACCCGGGCTGCACCTTGACCACCCTGCCGGGCGAGGCCACCCCGTACGGCATTTTCACCGCCGATTCCGTGGCGCAGGACACGGTCGCTCACGTCGCCGTGCTTCCGGACGGCACCCGGGCGCCGATCGCACCACCGCCGGTGACCGTGCCCCTCGCCGCCGAGCCGACGACTGAGCTGGCCGGCCCGGCGATGGTGGGTCCGACGCGGCGGGGGCCGCTGGGCGAGGTGGTGGGTGCCCGGTCGGGCGACAAGGGCGGCGACGCGAACCTGGGGGTCTGGGCGCGGACCGACGCGACCTGGGCCTGGCTGCGTGGCTGGCTCACCGTGGCACGGCTGGCGGAGCTGCTGCCGGAAACCGCGCCGTTGACCGTCGAGCGGCACGAACTGCCGAACCTGCGTGCCGTCAACTTCGTGATCCGAGGGCTGCTCGGTGCCGGGGTGGCCGCCTCCACCCGGTTCGACCCGCAGGCCAAGGCCCTCGGCGAGCTGCTCCGCTCCCGGATCGTCGACCTGCCGGTCGAGCCGGCGGCCGGCGACGCACCGGTCGTCGCGGAGGTACGGCCGTGA
- a CDS encoding Crp/Fnr family transcriptional regulator has protein sequence MDEVLARSGIFQGVDPEAAEALAKEMETIEVRKGEVVFNEGEPGDSLYILLSGKIKVGRRAADGRQNLIAVMGPSDMVGELSLFDPGPRTATATAVTDSRLARLRKQALRPWLNNRPEIAEQLLRVLARRLRRTNDALADLIFTDVPGRVAKNLLQMAGRFGTRDGGVLRVTHDLTQEEIAQLVGASRETVNKALADFASRGWLRLDGKSIIILDPERLARRARV, from the coding sequence ATGGACGAGGTACTGGCCCGCAGCGGGATCTTCCAGGGTGTCGACCCGGAGGCGGCCGAGGCGCTCGCCAAGGAGATGGAGACGATCGAGGTCCGCAAGGGCGAGGTCGTCTTCAACGAGGGCGAGCCCGGCGACAGTCTCTACATCCTGCTGTCCGGCAAGATCAAGGTTGGCCGCCGGGCGGCGGACGGCCGGCAGAATCTGATCGCCGTGATGGGTCCGTCGGACATGGTCGGCGAGCTGTCGCTCTTCGACCCGGGTCCGCGTACCGCGACCGCGACCGCGGTCACCGACAGCCGGCTGGCCCGACTGCGAAAGCAGGCGCTGCGGCCGTGGCTCAACAACCGGCCCGAGATCGCCGAGCAGTTGCTGCGGGTGTTGGCCCGCCGGCTGCGCCGGACCAACGACGCCCTCGCGGACCTGATCTTCACCGACGTGCCCGGCCGGGTGGCGAAGAATCTCCTTCAGATGGCGGGGCGCTTCGGCACCCGCGACGGCGGCGTGCTGCGGGTGACGCACGACCTGACCCAGGAGGAGATCGCCCAGCTTGTCGGCGCCTCCCGGGAGACGGTCAACAAGGCCCTCGCGGACTTTGCCTCGCGCGGTTGGCTCCGGCTGGACGGCAAGAGCATCATCATCCTCGACCCGGAGCGTCTGGCCCGCCGCGCCCGCGTCTGA
- a CDS encoding CapA family protein yields MYAPAPFVSRPRRRTLAAVGALLAAVLLAGCASSDEGPLWQPGTGGGEGAPVESAAPEVKKISLSATGDIVMAMAPDRLPPNNGKGFFNSVKKALAADLVMGNLEEPLTVDTGAGKCGANSTRCFQFRAPPEYAAHLADAGFDLLNQANNHGYDFGPKGYENTQQALEEHGLEHTGAPDQITVVEVKGVKVAVAGFSSYQWSNSLTDIPAAKKVIKKAAGQADIVVVQVHMGAEGSEMTRVRPGTEMFLGENRGDPIKFSRAMIDAGADLIVGHGPHVLRGMEFYKGRLIAYSLGNFAGGGNSLSNNGRLGWGGVLKVSLEADGTWAGGSFTSTYMDGARKPTIDPDDRGLGLLQDLTELDFAETGARFTDSGKISPPDAD; encoded by the coding sequence ATGTACGCTCCCGCCCCCTTCGTGTCCCGACCCCGCCGCCGCACCCTGGCCGCAGTGGGGGCGCTGCTCGCCGCCGTCCTCCTCGCCGGCTGCGCCAGCTCCGACGAGGGGCCGCTCTGGCAACCCGGCACGGGCGGTGGCGAAGGCGCACCCGTCGAATCGGCTGCCCCCGAGGTCAAGAAGATCTCGCTCTCCGCCACCGGCGACATCGTGATGGCCATGGCACCCGATCGGCTCCCCCCGAACAACGGCAAGGGTTTCTTCAACTCCGTGAAGAAGGCGCTCGCCGCCGACCTGGTGATGGGAAACCTGGAAGAGCCGTTGACGGTGGACACCGGGGCCGGCAAGTGCGGTGCCAACTCCACCCGCTGCTTCCAGTTCCGCGCGCCGCCGGAGTATGCCGCCCATCTCGCCGATGCCGGTTTCGACCTGCTCAACCAGGCCAACAACCACGGGTACGACTTCGGGCCGAAGGGCTACGAGAACACCCAGCAGGCGTTGGAGGAACACGGGCTGGAGCACACCGGCGCACCTGACCAGATCACGGTCGTCGAGGTGAAGGGCGTCAAGGTGGCCGTCGCAGGCTTCTCGTCGTACCAGTGGTCGAACAGTCTCACCGACATTCCGGCCGCGAAAAAGGTGATCAAGAAGGCCGCCGGTCAGGCCGACATCGTCGTGGTGCAGGTGCACATGGGGGCCGAAGGGTCGGAGATGACGCGGGTGCGGCCCGGCACTGAAATGTTCCTTGGGGAGAACCGCGGCGACCCGATCAAGTTCTCCCGCGCCATGATCGACGCCGGTGCCGATTTGATCGTCGGGCACGGCCCGCACGTGCTGCGCGGGATGGAGTTCTACAAGGGCAGGCTGATCGCGTACAGCCTGGGTAATTTCGCCGGTGGCGGCAATTCGCTGAGCAACAACGGTCGACTCGGCTGGGGCGGCGTGCTGAAGGTGTCACTCGAAGCGGACGGCACCTGGGCCGGCGGCTCGTTCACCTCCACCTACATGGACGGGGCCCGCAAGCCGACGATCGACCCCGACGACCGTGGTCTCGGGCTGCTGCAGGACCTCACCGAGCTCGACTTCGCCGAGACCGGTGCCCGGTTCACCGACTCCGGAAAGATCAGCCCGCCCGACGCGGACTGA
- a CDS encoding carboxyl transferase domain-containing protein: MSTLDTAIDRSAPAFRANRDALLERLAELDAALATARGGGGEKYVARHHQRGKLLPRERIELLLDQDSPFLELSPVAAFGTDFPVGASVVTGIGVVEGVECLVVANDPTVRGGAVNPWSLAKTRRAGEIALANRLPMVNLVESAGADLPTQAEIFIPGGRVFRDLTRLSAERIPTVSVVFGNATAGGAYVPGMSDYTIMIRDRSQVYLAGPPLVKMATGEDADDESLGGAAMHATRSGLADFLAADERDGIRLARQCVRRLNWRKLGPGPRNPMPQPPKYDPEELLGITSADLKVPFDPREVLARVLDGSEFDEFKPAYGTALVTGWGELHGYPVGVLANARGVLFSEEAQKATQFIQLANATDTPLIFLQNTTGYMVGTEYEQRGIIKHGALMINAVSNSTVPHLTVNLGASYGAGNYGMCGRAYEPRFLFTWPNAKSAVMGPAQLAGVLSIVARQAAAARGREFDEDSDAAMRMMVEQQIESQSGALFLSGRLYDDGVIDPRDTRTVLGLCLSAIHSGPVQGADAFGVFRM; this comes from the coding sequence GTGAGCACACTCGACACCGCGATCGACAGGTCCGCGCCGGCTTTCCGGGCCAATCGGGACGCCCTGCTGGAACGTCTCGCCGAGTTGGACGCCGCACTCGCCACCGCGCGTGGCGGCGGTGGCGAGAAGTACGTGGCCCGGCATCACCAGCGCGGCAAGCTGCTCCCCCGCGAGCGCATCGAGTTGCTGCTGGACCAGGACAGCCCGTTCCTCGAACTGTCGCCGGTCGCCGCGTTCGGCACCGATTTTCCGGTGGGGGCCAGCGTGGTGACCGGGATCGGCGTGGTCGAGGGGGTCGAGTGCCTGGTCGTCGCCAACGACCCGACGGTACGCGGTGGCGCGGTGAACCCCTGGTCGCTGGCGAAGACCCGCCGGGCCGGCGAGATCGCCCTGGCCAACCGGCTACCGATGGTGAACCTGGTCGAGTCGGCCGGCGCGGACCTGCCCACTCAGGCGGAAATCTTCATTCCGGGCGGCCGAGTGTTCCGTGACCTGACCCGGCTCTCGGCCGAGCGGATCCCCACGGTCAGCGTGGTCTTCGGCAACGCCACCGCCGGTGGCGCGTACGTGCCCGGGATGTCCGACTACACGATCATGATCCGGGATCGTTCGCAGGTCTACCTGGCCGGGCCACCGCTGGTGAAGATGGCCACCGGTGAGGACGCCGACGACGAGTCGTTGGGTGGCGCAGCCATGCATGCCACGAGATCCGGCCTGGCCGACTTCCTCGCCGCCGACGAGCGCGACGGTATCCGGCTGGCCCGACAGTGCGTACGCCGGCTCAACTGGCGCAAGTTGGGTCCGGGGCCGCGCAACCCGATGCCCCAACCGCCGAAGTACGACCCGGAGGAGTTGCTCGGCATCACCAGCGCCGACCTCAAGGTGCCGTTCGATCCGCGCGAGGTGCTCGCCCGGGTGCTCGACGGCAGCGAGTTCGACGAGTTCAAGCCGGCCTACGGCACGGCGCTGGTCACCGGCTGGGGTGAGCTGCACGGGTACCCGGTCGGCGTGCTGGCCAACGCCCGGGGCGTGCTGTTCAGCGAGGAGGCGCAGAAGGCGACGCAGTTCATCCAGCTCGCCAACGCCACCGACACCCCGCTGATCTTCCTACAGAACACCACCGGCTACATGGTCGGCACCGAGTACGAACAACGCGGCATCATCAAGCACGGCGCCTTGATGATCAACGCGGTCTCGAACTCGACGGTGCCGCACCTGACGGTGAATCTCGGCGCCTCGTACGGTGCCGGCAACTACGGCATGTGCGGCCGGGCGTACGAGCCGAGATTCCTGTTCACCTGGCCGAACGCCAAGTCGGCGGTGATGGGGCCGGCGCAGTTGGCCGGGGTGCTGTCCATCGTGGCCCGGCAGGCCGCCGCCGCGCGGGGCCGCGAGTTCGACGAGGACTCCGACGCGGCGATGCGGATGATGGTCGAGCAGCAGATCGAGTCCCAGTCGGGCGCGCTGTTCCTGTCGGGGCGCCTCTACGACGACGGGGTGATCGACCCTCGGGACACCCGTACCGTCCTCGGCCTGTGTCTGTCGGCCATCCACAGCGGACCGGTGCAGGGCGCCGACGCCTTCGGCGTCTTCCGCATGTGA
- a CDS encoding CoA pyrophosphatase, with protein MSEVPASVSRGGEASGASRPVPGWLDPLLVRLGTARTEDFTQLRTPDQGGRESAVLVLLGEDAGTGPDVLVLQRAATLRNHAGQPAFPGGAADPEDADAAATALREANEEVGLDPTSVTVLAQLPRLWIPVSDFVVTPVLAWWHAPHPVDSREPAEVAHVARLPIAELVDPDNRVRVRHSSGWVGPAFSVRGMLVWGFTAGVLAALLDMGGWSRPWPRSRVIDLPPVGASPAPSAGTDEDDESALR; from the coding sequence ATGAGCGAGGTGCCAGCCAGCGTGAGCCGGGGCGGGGAGGCGTCCGGCGCGTCACGGCCGGTGCCGGGCTGGCTGGACCCGCTGCTGGTCCGGCTCGGCACCGCGCGTACGGAGGATTTCACCCAGCTGCGTACGCCGGACCAGGGTGGCCGGGAAAGCGCCGTGCTGGTGCTGCTCGGCGAGGACGCCGGCACCGGCCCGGACGTGCTGGTCCTCCAGCGGGCCGCGACTCTGCGCAACCACGCCGGTCAACCGGCGTTTCCCGGCGGCGCGGCCGACCCGGAGGACGCCGACGCCGCCGCCACGGCGCTGCGGGAGGCGAACGAGGAGGTCGGGCTCGACCCGACAAGCGTCACGGTGCTGGCCCAACTGCCGAGGTTGTGGATCCCGGTCAGCGACTTCGTGGTGACGCCGGTGCTCGCCTGGTGGCACGCGCCGCATCCGGTGGACTCCCGGGAGCCCGCCGAGGTGGCGCACGTGGCCCGCCTGCCGATCGCCGAGCTGGTCGACCCGGACAACCGGGTCCGGGTACGCCATTCGAGTGGCTGGGTCGGGCCCGCCTTCTCCGTACGCGGGATGCTGGTCTGGGGGTTCACGGCCGGGGTGCTGGCCGCGCTGCTGGACATGGGTGGCTGGAGCCGCCCGTGGCCCCGCAGCCGGGTGATCGATCTTCCGCCGGTCGGTGCCTCACCCGCTCCGTCGGCCGGCACCGACGAGGACGACGAGAGCGCCCTGCGCTGA
- a CDS encoding TIGR03084 family metal-binding protein: protein MVDLTHLLTDLATESEQLDALVAALPQPEWERPTPAASWTIAHQIAHLAWTDHVARLAATDADAFYASVTAAPDPARLVDDGAIAFLAPPEALLARWREGRSALAAALAAAPAGEKLPWYGTRMSPASMATARIMETWAHGEDVAEALGVTRPATHRLRHVAYLGCRTVGHSFAAHGRTVPTAPVRVELAAPGGETWAFGPADAADRVTGPALDFCLLVTRRRHRADTALVATGPVADGWLDVAQAFAGPPGTGRAPRTAASGAQP from the coding sequence ATGGTCGACCTGACCCACCTGCTCACGGATCTGGCCACCGAGTCCGAGCAGCTCGACGCGCTCGTCGCGGCGCTGCCGCAGCCGGAGTGGGAGCGGCCCACCCCCGCGGCAAGCTGGACGATCGCCCACCAGATCGCCCATCTGGCGTGGACGGATCACGTGGCCCGGCTCGCCGCCACCGACGCCGACGCGTTCTACGCCTCGGTCACCGCCGCACCGGATCCGGCCCGGCTGGTCGACGACGGCGCAATCGCCTTCCTCGCCCCGCCCGAGGCGCTGCTGGCCCGCTGGCGGGAGGGCCGCTCGGCGCTCGCGGCAGCCCTCGCCGCCGCCCCTGCCGGGGAGAAGCTGCCCTGGTACGGAACCCGCATGTCACCTGCCTCGATGGCAACCGCCCGGATCATGGAGACCTGGGCACACGGCGAGGACGTGGCCGAGGCGCTCGGCGTCACCCGGCCCGCCACCCACCGCCTGCGGCACGTCGCGTACCTCGGCTGCCGTACCGTCGGGCACAGCTTCGCCGCCCACGGCCGCACGGTGCCCACGGCACCGGTCCGGGTGGAACTGGCCGCGCCCGGCGGGGAGACCTGGGCCTTCGGTCCGGCGGACGCGGCCGACCGGGTGACCGGTCCGGCGCTCGACTTCTGCCTGCTGGTGACCCGACGCCGGCACCGCGCCGACACCGCGTTGGTCGCCACCGGGCCGGTCGCCGACGGGTGGTTGGACGTGGCCCAGGCCTTCGCCGGCCCGCCCGGCACCGGCCGCGCTCCCCGAACGGCGGCGTCGGGAGCACAGCCGTGA
- a CDS encoding acyl-CoA dehydrogenase family protein codes for MTIVDTPERRQLRELTRAFVTREVLPHLADWERAGEVPRELHATAAKIGLLGVGFPEAVGGSGGDLLDSIIVTEEIIRSGGSSGLVAALFTHGIALPHMVAAAGTRSGGKLPRPLSDVDPTGREHDLIDRYVRPTLAGSMIGALAITEPDTGSDVAGIRTHARLDGDHYVVNGAKTYITSGVRADFVTTAVCTGMPGSGALSLLVIEKGIPGFTVGRRLEKLGWHCSDTAELAFVDVRVPVANRIGEEDTGFLAIMQQFAAERLSLATQAYAIAQRCVELAATWCRDRSTFGRPLASRQLVRHRLAEMHTRAEAARAYVHQVAARVAAGEPVVTEVAMAKNVAVEAADRVVDQALQLHGGFGYLRDAEVERHYRDARILGIGGGTTEIMNEIIAKGIGL; via the coding sequence GTGACGATCGTGGACACTCCCGAGCGGCGGCAGCTGCGGGAGCTGACCCGCGCCTTCGTCACCCGCGAGGTGCTGCCGCACCTGGCCGACTGGGAGCGGGCCGGCGAGGTACCCCGCGAGTTGCACGCCACCGCGGCGAAGATCGGCCTGCTCGGCGTCGGCTTTCCCGAGGCGGTCGGCGGCAGCGGCGGCGACCTGCTCGACTCGATCATCGTCACCGAGGAGATCATCCGTTCGGGAGGCTCGTCAGGGCTGGTGGCCGCCCTCTTCACGCACGGCATCGCGCTGCCGCACATGGTCGCCGCGGCCGGTACCCGCTCGGGCGGCAAACTCCCCAGACCACTCTCTGACGTCGACCCGACCGGCCGGGAACACGACCTGATCGACAGGTACGTCCGGCCGACGCTTGCCGGTTCGATGATCGGCGCACTTGCCATCACCGAACCCGACACCGGCTCGGACGTGGCGGGCATCCGCACCCACGCCCGCCTCGACGGTGACCACTACGTGGTGAACGGCGCGAAGACCTACATCACCAGCGGGGTCCGGGCGGACTTCGTGACCACCGCGGTCTGCACCGGCATGCCGGGTAGCGGAGCGCTGAGTCTGCTGGTCATCGAGAAGGGCATCCCCGGCTTCACCGTCGGGCGACGGTTGGAGAAGCTCGGCTGGCACTGCTCGGACACCGCCGAACTCGCCTTCGTCGACGTACGCGTGCCGGTGGCGAACCGGATCGGCGAGGAGGACACCGGCTTCCTCGCGATCATGCAGCAGTTCGCGGCCGAACGCCTCTCCCTGGCCACCCAGGCGTACGCCATCGCGCAGCGCTGCGTCGAGCTGGCCGCCACCTGGTGTCGCGACCGGTCCACCTTCGGCCGGCCGCTGGCGAGCCGACAGTTGGTCCGGCACCGGCTGGCCGAGATGCACACCCGGGCCGAGGCCGCCCGCGCGTACGTGCACCAGGTGGCCGCGCGGGTGGCCGCGGGTGAGCCGGTGGTCACGGAGGTGGCGATGGCGAAGAACGTGGCGGTCGAGGCCGCCGACCGGGTTGTCGACCAGGCCCTGCAACTGCACGGCGGCTTCGGCTACCTGCGCGACGCCGAGGTGGAGCGGCACTACCGGGACGCCCGCATCCTCGGCATCGGCGGCGGCACCACCGAGATCATGAACGAGATCATCGCGAAGGGCATCGGCCTGTGA
- a CDS encoding adenosylcobinamide amidohydrolase, translating into MLPEPLLATRREDERDVPVLIWHAEGALRAVSSAPLGGGIGVRRWVLNATVPMSYDRDDPADHLAELAREFGLDGPGVGLMTGVDVAEVVRRTDTGVQVWATVGLGTPVPAAAPTVAVPAQPVGTVNIVAYVPARLGDAALVNAVATATEAKAQAIAELGLPGTGTPTDAVTVLCPPDGSINAYGGPRSTWGAPLARAVHAAVLSVGRDTVVPWSDRLQG; encoded by the coding sequence GTGCTGCCCGAACCACTGCTGGCCACCCGGCGTGAGGACGAACGTGACGTTCCGGTGCTCATCTGGCATGCCGAGGGAGCGCTGCGGGCGGTCAGCTCCGCCCCGTTGGGCGGTGGGATCGGCGTACGACGGTGGGTGCTGAACGCGACGGTGCCGATGTCGTATGACCGGGACGACCCCGCCGACCACCTGGCCGAGCTGGCCCGGGAGTTCGGCCTGGACGGGCCCGGCGTGGGCCTGATGACCGGCGTGGACGTGGCCGAGGTGGTGCGGCGGACCGACACCGGGGTGCAGGTCTGGGCCACCGTCGGCCTGGGCACGCCGGTGCCGGCGGCGGCCCCCACGGTGGCGGTGCCGGCGCAACCGGTCGGCACGGTGAACATCGTGGCGTACGTCCCGGCGCGGCTCGGCGACGCGGCACTTGTCAACGCGGTCGCCACGGCCACCGAGGCGAAGGCGCAGGCGATCGCGGAGTTGGGGCTGCCCGGCACCGGTACGCCGACGGACGCGGTCACCGTGCTCTGCCCGCCGGACGGGTCGATCAACGCCTACGGCGGACCCCGCTCCACCTGGGGCGCGCCGCTGGCCCGGGCGGTGCACGCCGCAGTGCTGTCGGTGGGCCGCGACACCGTTGTGCCATGGTCGGATCGGCTCCAGGGCTGA
- the nth gene encoding endonuclease III, with the protein MTRSATETDLGRTRRARRIGRVLTETHPDAHCELDHGNPLELAVATILSAQCTDKKVNEVTPKLFARYPTAADYAGADRGEVEEMIKPTGFYRNKTNSLIQLGQALVERYHGRVPNRLADLVTLPGIGRKTANVILGNAFDVPGITVDTHFQRLVRRWGLTTETDPVKIEHEIGAMFPKRDWTMLSHRIIFHGRRVCHARKPACGACTLAKLCPSYGTGPTEPAAAAKLLKGPRARALAVAAGVDPELVPAQAVAAEAP; encoded by the coding sequence GTGACCAGAAGCGCCACCGAGACCGACCTGGGACGCACCCGCCGCGCGCGGCGGATCGGCCGGGTGCTTACCGAAACGCACCCCGACGCGCACTGCGAGCTCGACCACGGCAACCCGCTGGAACTGGCCGTCGCCACCATTCTGTCGGCCCAGTGCACGGACAAGAAGGTCAACGAGGTCACTCCGAAACTGTTCGCCCGCTACCCGACGGCCGCCGACTACGCCGGGGCCGATCGCGGCGAGGTGGAGGAGATGATCAAACCGACCGGCTTCTACCGCAACAAGACCAACTCGCTGATCCAACTGGGCCAGGCCCTGGTCGAGCGCTACCACGGTCGGGTTCCCAACCGGCTCGCCGACCTGGTCACCCTGCCCGGGATCGGTCGCAAGACCGCCAACGTCATCCTCGGCAACGCCTTCGACGTGCCCGGCATCACCGTCGACACCCACTTTCAGCGACTGGTACGGCGCTGGGGGCTGACCACCGAGACCGATCCGGTCAAGATCGAGCACGAGATCGGGGCGATGTTCCCGAAGCGGGACTGGACCATGCTGTCGCACCGGATCATCTTCCACGGCCGCCGGGTCTGCCACGCCCGCAAGCCCGCCTGCGGCGCGTGCACCCTGGCGAAGCTCTGCCCCTCGTACGGCACCGGACCGACCGAACCAGCCGCCGCCGCGAAGCTGCTCAAAGGTCCCCGCGCCCGTGCCCTCGCGGTCGCCGCCGGCGTCGATCCCGAGCTGGTGCCGGCGCAGGCGGTTGCGGCGGAGGCACCGTGA
- a CDS encoding TetR/AcrR family transcriptional regulator — translation MPPAATRVPQQERSRATRARLLEATVDCLVEHGWSGTTTTVVAARAGVSRGAQLHHYPTRTALVTAAVGHLTERRAAELRAEADALPADADRLDRVVDLLAAAFTGPLFVAALELWVAARTDAELRTALLPLEARIGREMHRLTVELLGVDERRPGVREAVQATLDLLRGLGVANLLSDDSTRRAALLLVWKTQLTALLTSAEKAP, via the coding sequence ATGCCCCCCGCAGCGACCCGCGTCCCGCAGCAGGAGCGCAGCCGCGCCACTCGGGCCCGGCTGCTGGAGGCGACCGTCGACTGCCTGGTCGAGCACGGCTGGTCCGGCACCACCACGACGGTCGTGGCGGCCCGGGCCGGTGTCTCCCGGGGCGCCCAGCTGCACCACTACCCGACCCGAACCGCCCTGGTCACCGCCGCCGTCGGGCACCTCACCGAACGGCGAGCGGCCGAGTTGCGAGCCGAGGCCGACGCCCTGCCGGCCGACGCCGACCGGCTGGATCGGGTGGTGGACCTGCTTGCCGCCGCCTTCACCGGGCCGCTCTTCGTCGCCGCCCTCGAACTCTGGGTGGCCGCGCGCACCGACGCCGAGCTGCGGACCGCCCTACTGCCCCTCGAAGCCCGGATCGGTCGGGAGATGCATCGGCTGACCGTCGAACTGCTCGGGGTGGACGAGCGGCGTCCCGGCGTCCGCGAGGCGGTGCAGGCAACCCTGGACCTGCTGCGCGGGCTCGGCGTCGCCAACCTGCTCAGCGACGACTCGACCCGCCGGGCCGCGCTGCTGCTGGTCTGGAAGACCCAGTTGACGGCGCTGCTCACCAGCGCGGAAAAGGCACCCTGA
- a CDS encoding TlpA disulfide reductase family protein yields MNRRLALLTLPLLLMLATACTADSEAPAPAGPATAAARPSPFEGCGGLTDGPADPDGGKLTGDPLPELTLTCFTGGSPVALRDIRGPAVVNIWASWCPPCRKELPSFQRLHERAEGQLRVIGVNTQDSRSAAQSLGEDFGVRFPMLFDQGKAFQRAMERSAFPMTVFVGADGGVRYIDTSGALDDAQLAELVRQHLGIAVSA; encoded by the coding sequence GTGAACCGCCGGCTCGCGCTGCTGACCCTGCCGCTGCTGCTGATGCTCGCCACCGCCTGCACCGCCGACTCCGAGGCCCCCGCCCCGGCCGGGCCGGCCACGGCGGCGGCCCGCCCGTCACCCTTCGAGGGCTGCGGCGGCCTCACCGACGGCCCGGCCGACCCCGATGGAGGGAAGCTGACCGGCGATCCGCTGCCCGAGTTGACTCTCACCTGCTTCACCGGCGGGTCCCCGGTCGCCCTGCGGGACATCCGTGGACCGGCAGTGGTCAACATCTGGGCCTCCTGGTGCCCGCCCTGCCGCAAGGAGCTTCCCTCCTTCCAGCGGCTGCACGAGCGCGCCGAGGGGCAGCTGCGGGTCATCGGGGTGAACACCCAGGACAGCCGCAGCGCCGCGCAGTCCCTCGGCGAGGACTTCGGCGTACGGTTCCCGATGCTGTTCGACCAGGGCAAGGCGTTCCAGCGGGCCATGGAACGAAGCGCGTTCCCGATGACGGTGTTCGTGGGTGCCGACGGCGGCGTCCGGTACATCGACACCTCGGGCGCCCTCGACGACGCCCAACTCGCCGAACTCGTCCGGCAGCACCTCGGCATCGCGGTATCGGCATGA